A single window of Sulfurovum sp. UBA12169 DNA harbors:
- a CDS encoding UDP-2,3-diacylglucosamine hydrolase, translated as MDKLKHKEPGCIKDGAVFVADSHYPHHGDAFLLLLQKIVDGEIVLPQLFLMGDNFDLLFGYNKYIQTFSKEAIGLLQTLSMTLEIHYFEGNHDFCLSTLFPNIAVYTREQQPVFFNFGEKKIAISHGDKYATGFIYDLYCKILRNSVVLTLLKPFEKNIINHRMAILSKKKICHRFDGFEKRVDQILLHYREADCVIEGHFHQSKIIGKYISLPSLACQKKVGIFKNGKIVFEEIL; from the coding sequence ATGGACAAATTGAAGCATAAAGAACCGGGTTGCATTAAGGATGGAGCTGTTTTTGTAGCTGATTCGCACTATCCGCATCATGGAGACGCTTTTTTACTGTTGCTTCAAAAAATAGTCGACGGTGAGATTGTTTTGCCTCAGCTTTTTCTGATGGGCGATAATTTTGATCTGCTTTTTGGCTACAATAAATACATTCAAACATTCTCAAAAGAAGCTATCGGGCTTTTGCAAACTTTGTCGATGACTCTTGAAATTCACTATTTTGAAGGCAATCATGATTTTTGTCTCTCAACACTTTTTCCAAATATTGCCGTATACACCAGAGAACAGCAGCCTGTATTTTTTAATTTCGGAGAAAAAAAGATCGCGATTTCCCATGGAGATAAATATGCTACAGGTTTTATCTATGATCTCTATTGCAAGATTCTAAGAAATTCTGTCGTATTGACTCTTTTAAAACCTTTCGAAAAAAACATTATAAATCATAGGATGGCGATCCTCTCTAAAAAAAAGATATGTCACCGCTTTGACGGTTTTGAAAAGAGGGTAGACCAGATACTCTTGCATTATCGGGAGGCTGATTGTGTTATTGAGGGGCATTTTCATCAATCAAAAATCATAGGCAAATATATTTCATTGCCTTCTCTTGCCTGCCAAAAAAAAGTAGGCATATTTAAAAATGGAAAAATAGTATTTGAAGAAATCTTATAA
- a CDS encoding N-acetyl-gamma-glutamyl-phosphate reductase, translating to MVKVGVVGASGYTGLELIKMLIGHPEFELSYLATTAGDSVIEQLHPSLAGVVRMSVEKADADSVVKHCELVFLALPHQASMGFAKDIIDKGVKVVDLSADYRLELDTYEKTYCKHEDKAHLNDAVYALIEYYREDLKKTKLAACPGCYPTATLLGILPFIPYIDASAPLFVDAKSGVSGAGKKLSETAHFVTINDNIFAYNPLKHRHAPEIAEKIEKIHQVKMNVSFVPHLIPATRGELISVYATLKEDIDPLEILKKHYVHDKFIRIRENPVDVKSTAGTHFCDIYAAKNGNALFVNSAIDNLLRGASSQALAAANLMCGFDEGMGIPTIAYMP from the coding sequence ATCTGGCAACCACAGCAGGTGACAGCGTGATAGAGCAATTGCACCCTTCTCTTGCAGGCGTGGTGAGGATGAGCGTTGAAAAAGCAGATGCTGATTCTGTGGTGAAGCATTGTGAATTGGTTTTTTTGGCATTGCCGCATCAGGCTTCTATGGGATTTGCCAAAGATATCATAGATAAAGGTGTAAAGGTAGTCGATCTTTCTGCTGATTATCGTTTGGAGCTTGATACATATGAAAAAACATATTGTAAGCATGAAGATAAAGCGCATTTGAATGATGCTGTTTATGCATTGATTGAATATTACAGAGAAGATCTAAAAAAAACAAAACTTGCAGCATGTCCGGGATGTTATCCTACGGCAACTTTGCTTGGAATATTGCCGTTTATTCCTTATATTGACGCCTCGGCTCCTTTGTTTGTGGATGCGAAGTCGGGTGTGAGCGGGGCAGGAAAGAAATTGTCTGAGACTGCTCATTTCGTAACAATCAATGATAATATTTTCGCCTATAATCCTCTAAAACACCGCCATGCGCCGGAGATTGCAGAAAAAATAGAAAAGATACATCAAGTAAAAATGAATGTCAGCTTTGTCCCCCATCTTATTCCTGCAACAAGAGGTGAATTGATTTCGGTATATGCTACGCTCAAAGAGGATATTGATCCTTTGGAAATACTCAAAAAGCATTACGTTCATGATAAATTTATACGTATACGCGAAAATCCGGTTGACGTTAAAAGCACAGCAGGCACACACTTTTGTGATATTTATGCGGCCAAAAACGGTAATGCGCTTTTTGTAAATTCGGCGATTGACAATCTGTTGAGAGGAGCAAGTTCACAAGCATTGGCTGCCGCCAATTTAATGTGCGGTTTTGATGAAGGGATGGGTATACCAACGATCGCGTATATGCCATAA